Proteins encoded by one window of Dioscorea cayenensis subsp. rotundata cultivar TDr96_F1 chromosome 6, TDr96_F1_v2_PseudoChromosome.rev07_lg8_w22 25.fasta, whole genome shotgun sequence:
- the LOC120263105 gene encoding cysteine proteinase inhibitor-like, with protein sequence MEDAHLEFMKVEDESAKPEGAGVTYGITLEVKNDNLEQLYQAKVWDAHLEFESVVKSKIEPMVEGVAYYITLEASNIGLKQLCQAKVWVKESTNYKELLAFEQVVKNST encoded by the exons atggaggATGCACATCTTGAGTTTATGAAAGTAGAGGATGAAAGCGCAAAGCCAGAAGGAGCAGGGGTGACTTATGGCATTACTCTAGAAGTCAAGAATGATAATTTGGAACAACTTTATCAAGCCAAAGTTTGG GATGCTCATCTTGAGTTTGAAAGTGTAGTGAAATCAAAGATAGAGCCTATGGTTGAGGGTGTGGCTTATTACATAACTTTGGAGGCTAGCAATATAGGTCTTAAACAACTGTGTCAAGCCAAGGTTTGGGTCAAGGAATCAACAAATTACAAGGAACTTCTTGCATTTGAACAAGTGGTGAAAAACTCCACCtga